AAAGAAGAACTCAAGGAAAAAGTATTAAAAACCGCAGAGAGTATAGAGGCAAAAGGCTGGAGAGGAAGTAAAATAGGCTTCTAAATTTTCGTGGTTTTTTGTGTTGACCTTAAAAATTCAGCGCATAGTATTACAAAATTACGTTAGACTTTTGAGAAGTGTGGGGCATGCATCATAGAGCTATTGTATATTCTATACCTTTTTAATAGCTTTCCGCAATGAAAATTTTATCTCTATGGTCCGGTCCGCGCAATGTATCCACGGCCTTAATGTATTCATTTGCGCAGCGCCCGGATACCAAAGTAGTGGACGAACCACTCTATGCTCACTACTTATTCCGAACCAACGCAAACCACCCCGGAGAGCAGGAAGTACTTAATAATATGGAAAATGACGGTACCAAAGTTCTCAATCAACTTCAAAAACTTAGGACGGATCATAGTATTGTTTTCTTAAAGAATATGGGGCATCATTGGATAGATCTTGACGAAAGGCTGCTAGACAACATGGAGCACGTATTTCTAATCAGAGACCCCAAAGAAATGCTGCCTTCATTGATCAATCAGCTGAAGGACCCTGTATTGCGGGATACGGGGCTGAAAGTGCAGAAGGATTTATATGACATACTAACGAAACGGGGTAAAAGCGCGCCGGTAATAGATGCCAAACTTCTGCTTACCGATCCACAAAATGTTTTGCAAAAAGCTTGTAATGCATTGAATATTCCTTTTTACCCGGAAATGTTGAAGTGGGAAAAAGGACCAAGGACAGAGGATGGTGTTTGGGCCAAATACTGGTATCACCGTGTACACCAATCAGAGGGCTTTACTCCTTATGAAGATAAGAAAGAGCCTTTTCCAAAGCACCTTGAGCCTCTACTTGAAGAATGTGAACCTTATTATAAATTTCTATACCAAAAAGCTATAAAAATCTGATATGCTAAATATTCAACTTCCAGACGCAAGAAATGAGAATATACTCATCAATATAGATGGCAAACTTTATCCCAGGGAAGAGGCCAAGGTATCTGTATTCGACAGTGTAGTCCAGGGCGGTGATGCCGTATGGGAAGGCCTGAGGATATACGATGGGAAGGTATTTATGCTTGAAGAGCATATTGATCGCCTTATTGCTTCCGCAAAAGCTATGGCATTCGCAGAAATTCCTTCCAGGGAATCTGTAAAGGAAGAGATCTTTAAAACCCTGAATGCAAACCGAATGTACGATGAAAGTCATATCAGGCTTACTTTGACCCGAGGCAAAAAAATAACTTCAGGAATGAGTCCTCATTTTAATCAGTATGGCCCAACACTCATTGTACTGGCAGAATGGAAAAAACCTGTATATAATACTGAGGGCATAAAATTAATAACCTCTTCTATCAGAAGGAATCCTCCGCAGTGTATTGATTCCAAGATCCACCACAATAACCTGATCAACAATATACTGGCTAAAATTGAAGCAAACCTGGCCGGTGTAGATGATGCTGTCATGCTTGACGTGGATGGCTTTGTATCGGAAACAAACGCAACAAATATATTTTTTGTGAATAACGGCTCTGTGAGGACTCCCTTTGCAGACAGTTGCCTGCCTGGGATAACCCGACGAAACGTTATAAAGCTAGCCAAAGCCAATGATATTGAAATCGAAGAAAAACGATTATCAATAGCAGAAATGTACATCTCTGATGAGGTTTTCGTTACAGGTACTATGGGAGAAATATCTCCGGTCTTGAATATTGACGGGCGAACCATAGGCTCGGGTAAAAAGGGAGAGGTAACGAACAGAATACTTTCTCTTTATCGAGAAAAGGCTAAAAATGAAGGCGTTATTATTCCTCGATACTAATATTGCTCGGATTTTAAGATAAAACTATTTAAATTCTGTCTATGAATCCTTCGAAAAAGGGCTGGCTCAAAGAGTTTCTGCACTATAGAAAGAATCTGTTCGTAAGGTCTAAAGAGTTTGAGAAAACCAAAAAGGGCCAACATCCCGACCAGTCTTTTTACGGCATGATCCAACCAACGGGTATTATGTATGGGTATCCTGTACATGTATATGATCTGGAATTGGATTACGGATGGAAAAAGCTCGACACCGTCAAGGTCTTATTGGCTGATAGCTTTATCAATATTGCAGAATTATACGCCTCCGCCCCTGTAGATACTGCCGATGCCTTCTACCGGCTGATGTACGAAACTATGGACAGTGTCAACCATTTTTACAACGCCGTCTACCCTGAGATTTCTACCTCGTTTACAAATTGGCTAGGCCAGAAAAAAGATGTGCTCCTGATAACTGAAAAAATCCTGGATAAACGGCTGGATATTATTTTTAAGAAAAGCAGCAATTTCTGGACTGATTTCTTCAATCATAGCCAGCTGTTTCTTGATATTTACATTTTCGGACAATGGAGCCATACTAATCCTGATCGTGTTTTGCTGGAGTTTTTTAAGGATGAAAAAGAAGAACTTAGCTACACCGCCGTAAAGGTAATGGCCGCAGCAGCCCATGCCAATAAGCATGTGGAAAGCGAGGAAGAAAAGCTGTTTGAACATTTTATAGAAAACTCAGGTCTTCCGGCAGAGAAAAGGCGTGTTGCTAATGAATATTTTGGGCATGGACTCGCCATTCAGGATATCTCGGTGGCAGAGTCCGATCCCTGGGTAATCAGAAAGTACTTTCTGGAGCTGGCTATCCTCACAGTATGGTCTGATAAAATGGTTGAGGAGATCGAGTGGGAATTTCTAAACAACTTTAACCGATCATTAGGTTTTTCAGGGGAGGATTTTGACAGCAGTATGATTGCCGTCGAGGGGTTTGTGCTTCAAAACTGGCATCAACTCGATAGTCTCCAGCTCAAAAAAGACCACCAGGCTATTAGCGAGGATTATGTCGGGCGCATAGCCAGAATTACTGAAAAGTACATAAACAGGATAAAGCTTGAAATGTCGGATGATCATGAACTGATTGAGATTTTAAGAAAGGGTAAGGTATCAGAACTTTCAAAAGATGAAAAGGAGATACTCCGTCACAAATTTATAGGAATACTGAAAGCCATTCCCAGCTTTAGGGTTATTGCGCTGCCTAAAGATTTTCTATCCTACGAAATTCTTCTGAGGGTTATTCCAAAAAGTGTTATAGCAGAAATGGCAGGCGGCTGATTTATTTACCCGACTCCGATTTGGGAATAACCAGAGACATGATAATAGACGCAGTAAGCGTCACTATAATAACAGTGAAAGAGATCACAATATCTATATGAATGTTTATTATCTCCAGTAGCATTTTAGCACCAATAAAAATCAGTATAAATGAAAGCCCCTTTTGAAGAAGATAAAATTTATCTATAATGCCTGCCAGCAGGAAGAACTTAGCCCTTAAACCCAGCACTGCAAAAATATTTGAAGTATAAATAATGAATTCGCTCTGCGTAATAGCAAAGGCGGCAGGGATAGAGTCAACCGCAAAAATGAGATCGGTAGTCTCAATCAACAATATAACCAGAAACAGAGGGGTGAATAGGATAGCGCCCCCTTTTTTTACCACAAACCTTCCTCCAAAGTCACTTTTTGTAATCTTAAGATATTTTCTTGCAAACCTTAACAATGGATTTTTACCAGGATCAATATCTTCATCTTCTCCCTCAAAGAATATTTTAATGCCGGAGTAAACAAGAAATACTCCAAAAATGTATAGTATCCAGTAAAATTGCCCGATCAGATATGCTCCTACGAAAATAAATATCGCCCTGAAAACTAGCGCGCCAAGAATTCCCCAGAACAGGATGTTATGGTAGTATTCTTCCTTTACGTGGAAATACCTCAGTATCAAGAGTATTACAAAAATGTTATCAACAGAAAGGGCATATTCAGTGAGATAAGCAGAGAAATAGGTCAGGGCTTTGGTAGCCCCTCCGTCATACAGATAGATCAGGTAACCAAAGGCCACAGAAATTACCACCCAAAAAATGGATTGATAGAGGGCCGATTTTGTAGAAATGCGATGTGCCTTTTTATTAAAAACACCAAGGTCTATAATAAGGAATAGCAGTATGACCACACCGAATACGGCGAAAAGTAAGGACTCATGTGTATTATCAAAAAGAGCAAAAAGGAACATACCCTGTGCACCTCCCACCGGAGTAATTAAAATTTAAATCAAAGGGTAACAACATCTCAAAAAGAACAAATTATTACCAACTATATCCTAGCAAAACTACAAAAATTAACCAATCAAAATATCACATAAATGGTTATTTTGTGAATTCATTAAATACTAGCCAATATAACATATTAATTAGTTACATTGATCACATATACCCTGAATTAATATATTTTTTTGGTTTGCTTTAAACCCTGCCGGCAGGCTGATTTCGGGAATTTGTATTTTGTCGAGACATTGTGTCTGGCCACATTGCTCGCACTTGAAATGAACATGTTCGTGGTTATGTTCTTCCTTTGAACACTCGCTACACAACGCGTATTTGGTAACCCCCTCATCATCAAGCACCTTATGAATTAAGCCTTTATCCAAAAATGTTCTGAGCGTACGGTATACCGTCACCCGGTCGAAAGACTGATCCACCTGATGTTCTATATCAGAGTGAGATAATGCATGTTCGTTGTTGAGAAGTAATGTAAGGACCTCTGCTCTGCAAGGAGTGGATTTTAGTTTGAAATTATTCAGTACATTTTTAAGGTCCATCATTTTAAGTTTTAAGTAAGTTGAAACTGAAGCCTTAACAGATAACTATATATACCATCATCATAGGCTGATAGTTCCTCATGGGTTCCCGTCTCTACAATTTCCCCTTCTTTTACCACAAAAATTTTATCAGCTTTTCTAATGGTAGCTAATCTATGTGCTATGATAATTGTTGTCCGATCCTTCATCAGTTCATCCAAAGCCTCTTGAACCAATACTTCCGATTCAGCATCAAGTGAACTGGTGGCCTCATCAAGAATAAGGAGCGCCGGGTCCTTCAATATTGCCCTGGCAATGGCTATACGCTGCCTCTGGCCACCTGAAAGTTTGATGCCCCTGTCGCCTACTACCGTCTCAAGACCTTCAGGAAAACTCTCAATAAAGTTATACGCGTTAGCTTTACGGGCAGCCTCCTCTATTTCCACATCCGTAGCATTTGGCTTGCCATAGGCTATATTCTCGCGAATGGTACCTCCAAACAAAATTACTTCCTGGGGCACTATACCAACATTCTGCCTATAGTAAGTCAAGTCATAATCAGCTATATTATGCCCATCAACTTCTATTGTACCATTAGTGGCATTATAAAAACGCATAAGCAACTGTATGATGGTCGACTTTCCGGCACCACTAGGCCCCACCAGCGCCACTTTTTGGCCTGCACTAATGTTCAATTCCAACCCTTTCAGTACTTTAAGTTTTTTTCTGGATGGATACGCAAAGTATACGTCGTTAAACGAGATGTTCCCTTGCAACTTACCCTCTCCAACAATACCTCGTGTAGTTTCAACTTCTTCATTGATAATTTCAAGAACACGCTCTGATGCGCCAATGGCACGCTGCAAGTGTCCGTAAATATCACCAAGCCCCGCTATTGAACCGCCAATAAAAGTAGTATATAAAACAAAAGACAATAACCCTCCGATTGTCATCACATCATCAGCAACAAGATTGGCCCCATACCACATAACACCCACTATACCTCCAAACAGCGCAAATATGACAAATGAAATAAACCCGCCACGATATTTGGCGGCTCTTATGGCAGTATTAACCGTATCTGTTAAAGCCTGTCCATATCTTTTTATCTCAAGCCCTTCATTGGTGTAAGCCTTTACGGTATTTACAGAGTGCAAAGTTTCTTCTACTACTACATTGGCTGCTGCAAGCTTGTCCTGGGTCGACTTTGAGAGGTTCCTGATAAACTTTCCAAAAAAAAGTGCCGCAATGATCAGTATCGGAAAAGTTGCCAGCATAAAAACCGTGAGTCTCGGTGCCAGATATAGTATGATCCCTGTTCCAATTAACAACGTTGCAATCTGACGAAATAGCTCTGCCAGTGTTACTGAAAAAGTATCCTGGAGCATTGATACATCTGAAGTAATTCTGCTGATCAGTTCTCCTACCCGTCGGCTATCAAAAAATTTTACCGGCAGGGTTATTAGTTTGCTATAGGTCGACAACCTCACATCGGCCATAGACCTTTCACTTACCTGGGCAAACAAATAAACTCTGAAAAAAGAAAAAATACTTTGAGTCAATAACACGCCTATCAAGGCCAGGGTAACTTCATTGATACTACTTAGTATCCAGCTTTCCCCACTGGCAACGTCTATTAGCTTACCTGCCAGAAAAGGAAAGGCCAGAAGTATAGTGCTGCTAAAAAAAAGACAGATCATACCAAGTATAAAAATACCCTTGTAGGGAAGAGTATACTTGAATATGCCTATTAACTTTTTAAAGTTAGTCTTGTTGAGCTTTCTTTTTTCCTCAGCATTCAGAGGGCTTTTTCCTCTTCGTTTCGCCATTACAATCCGTTATTACGCCTAATGTAACCTATAAAACCGCAAATCTATCCAGATAAAGCTTCTTAGACTAATTTCTAAATAAAAATCACCGAAGTAGCGCGTGATAACTTTCTGCGTTTTATTTTTTTAGCCTAACTTTAGCCATCGCAAAATAAGATATAATGTATCAGGTAAAAAGACTATTGGTAGGGCTTGATCTATCAGAAATGGATGGAAAGCTTCTTACATATACTTCAAAATTGGTTAAGTTGTTTGGTGTTGAAATGGTCTATTTTCTTCACGTTGCAAAATCCCTGGATTTACCGAAAAAGCTGGTAGAAAAATATCCGGATCTTGTAGCTCCGGTTGATGAGGCATTGGAAAAGGACATCAGGGGTCAAGTAGAAAAGCACTTTACTGGTACATGCGAATTTAAAGTAGAGGTAAGGGAGGGTAATGCTGAAGACAAAATATTGAGATGGGCCGACCAAAAGGAGATCGACCTGGTGGTAATGGGAAGAAAACATGAGCTGAAGGGAACGGGAGTACTTCCAAACAGGTTAGCCAAAACGATTCATTGCTCCGTTTTACTAATACCCGAAAATGCAACCGATAAAATTACCAAAATACTAGTGCCGGTTGATTTTTCAAAAACCTCTTCAATGGCCTTAGAAGAAGCCGTTCTTATTAAAAAAGCTACAGGAGCTCAGATCATATTACACAACTCGTATCGCGTACCTTCCGGCTACCATCTTAGCGGAAAGTCTTACCATGAATTCGGGGAAATTATGAAAAGTAATGCCTACGAAGATGCAGTTGAGTTTTTGCAACGATCTGAATTGAGAGCAAGTGATGTAGAAATTCAACTAACACTTGATGAAAATGATGATCCCGCAGAGCTGTCTTACGCACTTGCTGAAGAAAAAAATGCTGACTTAATTATTATTGGGTCTAAAGGGAGAACCGGCCTGGCTTCCATATTACTTGGTAGTGTTGCTGATAAAATGATCCGGTACGATAGCAAAATCCCGCTTATGGTAGTAAAAGATAAAAAGGCTAATCTCGACTTTTTACAGGCCCTGTTAAAGCTTTAAAGTTTAATCTCAGCATTGACTTCAAAATTTACAGAGTCTTTAAATATCATTTTCTGAGTGCCTTTTATCGAATACTTATGAAGTAATGATAACCCTGTAAAATCATTGAAAACAAACTTCAAGCTCCTCTTTGAATGATAAATAGGATTGTTCTCAACATATGCTGCCTCAATTATTCTTAAATCATCCGGTGTATTCAAATAGTATAGCTTAAGATAAGGGACCTCCAGATCATCGGACACACCTGAGTATTCTTTGATTTTCAAATTACTATTCGGGTCATCGTACACTTTAACTTCATAAGAGCCTTGTAAGGCCGGCTTATTGATATTTATTTTTTCCAATATCTGAAATTCACGGTTCCATGCATCAAGGCTGTCTGGGGCCACATTTCCTTCCGAAGATTCGCCCTGAACTTTAGCCCTTTTGCTGATACTGGCCTGTTTTTCGTAAAGAAGCTGCTTTTGCTGCTTCATCAGACTATCAGTATCAAAATATACAGATACAGTTTTGTCTGGCTTCATTTGACATGAAGTCAGACTGATAAGTATA
This region of Fulvivirga ulvae genomic DNA includes:
- a CDS encoding sulfotransferase family protein encodes the protein MKILSLWSGPRNVSTALMYSFAQRPDTKVVDEPLYAHYLFRTNANHPGEQEVLNNMENDGTKVLNQLQKLRTDHSIVFLKNMGHHWIDLDERLLDNMEHVFLIRDPKEMLPSLINQLKDPVLRDTGLKVQKDLYDILTKRGKSAPVIDAKLLLTDPQNVLQKACNALNIPFYPEMLKWEKGPRTEDGVWAKYWYHRVHQSEGFTPYEDKKEPFPKHLEPLLEECEPYYKFLYQKAIKI
- a CDS encoding aminotransferase class IV encodes the protein MLNIQLPDARNENILINIDGKLYPREEAKVSVFDSVVQGGDAVWEGLRIYDGKVFMLEEHIDRLIASAKAMAFAEIPSRESVKEEIFKTLNANRMYDESHIRLTLTRGKKITSGMSPHFNQYGPTLIVLAEWKKPVYNTEGIKLITSSIRRNPPQCIDSKIHHNNLINNILAKIEANLAGVDDAVMLDVDGFVSETNATNIFFVNNGSVRTPFADSCLPGITRRNVIKLAKANDIEIEEKRLSIAEMYISDEVFVTGTMGEISPVLNIDGRTIGSGKKGEVTNRILSLYREKAKNEGVIIPRY
- a CDS encoding TerC/Alx family metal homeostasis membrane protein, producing the protein MGGAQGMFLFALFDNTHESLLFAVFGVVILLFLIIDLGVFNKKAHRISTKSALYQSIFWVVISVAFGYLIYLYDGGATKALTYFSAYLTEYALSVDNIFVILLILRYFHVKEEYYHNILFWGILGALVFRAIFIFVGAYLIGQFYWILYIFGVFLVYSGIKIFFEGEDEDIDPGKNPLLRFARKYLKITKSDFGGRFVVKKGGAILFTPLFLVILLIETTDLIFAVDSIPAAFAITQSEFIIYTSNIFAVLGLRAKFFLLAGIIDKFYLLQKGLSFILIFIGAKMLLEIINIHIDIVISFTVIIVTLTASIIMSLVIPKSESGK
- a CDS encoding Fur family transcriptional regulator, giving the protein MMDLKNVLNNFKLKSTPCRAEVLTLLLNNEHALSHSDIEHQVDQSFDRVTVYRTLRTFLDKGLIHKVLDDEGVTKYALCSECSKEEHNHEHVHFKCEQCGQTQCLDKIQIPEISLPAGFKANQKNILIQGICDQCN
- a CDS encoding ABC transporter ATP-binding protein; the encoded protein is MAKRRGKSPLNAEEKRKLNKTNFKKLIGIFKYTLPYKGIFILGMICLFFSSTILLAFPFLAGKLIDVASGESWILSSINEVTLALIGVLLTQSIFSFFRVYLFAQVSERSMADVRLSTYSKLITLPVKFFDSRRVGELISRITSDVSMLQDTFSVTLAELFRQIATLLIGTGIILYLAPRLTVFMLATFPILIIAALFFGKFIRNLSKSTQDKLAAANVVVEETLHSVNTVKAYTNEGLEIKRYGQALTDTVNTAIRAAKYRGGFISFVIFALFGGIVGVMWYGANLVADDVMTIGGLLSFVLYTTFIGGSIAGLGDIYGHLQRAIGASERVLEIINEEVETTRGIVGEGKLQGNISFNDVYFAYPSRKKLKVLKGLELNISAGQKVALVGPSGAGKSTIIQLLMRFYNATNGTIEVDGHNIADYDLTYYRQNVGIVPQEVILFGGTIRENIAYGKPNATDVEIEEAARKANAYNFIESFPEGLETVVGDRGIKLSGGQRQRIAIARAILKDPALLILDEATSSLDAESEVLVQEALDELMKDRTTIIIAHRLATIRKADKIFVVKEGEIVETGTHEELSAYDDGIYSYLLRLQFQLT
- a CDS encoding universal stress protein, with amino-acid sequence MYQVKRLLVGLDLSEMDGKLLTYTSKLVKLFGVEMVYFLHVAKSLDLPKKLVEKYPDLVAPVDEALEKDIRGQVEKHFTGTCEFKVEVREGNAEDKILRWADQKEIDLVVMGRKHELKGTGVLPNRLAKTIHCSVLLIPENATDKITKILVPVDFSKTSSMALEEAVLIKKATGAQIILHNSYRVPSGYHLSGKSYHEFGEIMKSNAYEDAVEFLQRSELRASDVEIQLTLDENDDPAELSYALAEEKNADLIIIGSKGRTGLASILLGSVADKMIRYDSKIPLMVVKDKKANLDFLQALLKL